From Arachis stenosperma cultivar V10309 chromosome 2, arast.V10309.gnm1.PFL2, whole genome shotgun sequence, one genomic window encodes:
- the LOC130960518 gene encoding GDSL esterase/lipase 5-like, whose amino-acid sequence MDGLMFLLVLSLSSVLIIQTSEAQICLPKKHASLFIFGDSLFDIGNNNYINTTTSYQANYPPYGETLFKYPSGRFSDGRMIPDIIAELAKLPLVPPYLHPGNPDFTYGVNFASGGSGALLQTAQGYVIDLHTQVKYFKNVKKTLREKIGEEEAEALLKRSVYFLSVGSNNYGELLNVTNSTVSLLPVDKQQFVGFVIGNLTNAIKEIYEQGGRKFGFLNVGPIGCSPSIRILKNNGSTCFDEISAIARLHNIELSKMTLKLKKQLNGFKYSVHDFYASLSQVVTYPSKYGFKGGSGGCCGSGAYKGEDTCGGNKGIKEYELCDNPNDYVFFDSHHPSDKACEHFAQLIWNGNYTINKPYNLSKLFQL is encoded by the exons ATGGATGGTTTAATGTTTTTGTTGGTGCTCTCTTTGAGTAGTGTTCTTATTATCCAAACAAGTGAGGCTCAGATATGCTTACCCAAGAAACATGCATCCTTATTCATATTTGGGGATTCATTATTTGACATTGGAAACAACAATTATATCAATACAACAACTTCATATCAGGCAAATTATCCTCCCTATGGAGAAACCCTTTTCAAGTATCCAAGTGGAAGATTCTCTGATGGACGTATGATTCCAGATATCATTG CTGAGCTTGCAAAGTTGCCACTGGTTCCACCATATCTTCATCCTGGAAACCCTGATTTCACCTATGGAGTCAATTTTGCCTCTGGAGGCTCTGGTGCTCTGCTTCAAACTGCTCAAGGATAT gtgATAGACCTTCACACTCAGGTGAAATATTTCAAAAATGTAAAGAAAACATTAAGGGAGAAaataggagaagaagaagcagaggCACTTCTCAAAAGATCTGTGTACTTTCTGAGTGTTGGAAGCAATAATTATGGTGAACTTTTGAATGTTACAAACTCCACTGTGAGCCTATTGCCGGTTGATAAACAACAATTTGTTGGTTTTGTCATTGGAAACCTTACAAATGCCATTAAA gAAATTTATGAGCAAGGTGGAAGAAAGTTTGGTTTTTTAAATGTGGGTCCTATAGGGTGTTCTCCAAGCATAAGGATTCTGAAAAACAATGGAAGCACATGCTTTGATGAGATTTCAGCAATTGCAAGGTTACATAATATTGAACTTTCAAAGATGACTCTGAAGCTTAAGAAACAGCTCAATGGATTCAAATATTCAGTCCATGATTTCTATGCTTCACTTTCTCAAGTTGTCACATATCCTTCAAAATATG GTTTCAAAGGAGGGAGTGGGGGATGCTGTGGAAGTGGAGCATACAAAGGAGAAGACACGTGTGGGGGGAACAAAGGGATCAAAGAATATGAATTATGTGACAATCCAAATGACTATGTTTTCTTTGACTCCCATCATCCTTCCGATAAAGCTTGCGAGCATTTTGCTCAGCTCATATGGAATGGCAACTACACTATCAATAAGCCTTACAATCTCAGCAAACTCTTTCAACTCTAa